One window of Saprospiraceae bacterium genomic DNA carries:
- a CDS encoding PorP/SprF family type IX secretion system membrane protein, with the protein MTPFIKRFLMAFSCLLVLGFSKTSFAQDPVFSQYYAQSLHMNPGFTGLSFAPRFEMIYRNQWPLIDKSFAGYVTYGLSYDQFFKKLNSGFGIQLMADDAGGGLLKTIKVAGLYGYQAQISESNYLRGGIELAFVQTNYDWDRLVFGDQIDPVLGPISPGGTPYPTDEFRPDKTNVSYLDIGTGLLYYNPYFNLGVSAKHINTPQNDILKVNASSYNGIPVRWMFHGGIQLDLARSNRVVSILSPAFLIVKQSEFFQMNLGAQYQFSTVFAGLWYRQARNNTDALIAVLGFKKGAWKMGYSFDFTLSQLGIAQGGSHELSLGLFLGEIRKEKANINDCFEAFR; encoded by the coding sequence ATGACACCATTTATTAAACGATTCTTGATGGCATTCAGTTGCTTGCTGGTTCTAGGTTTTTCCAAAACCAGTTTCGCCCAAGATCCGGTGTTTAGTCAATATTATGCGCAGTCCTTGCATATGAATCCTGGTTTTACAGGTTTGAGTTTTGCTCCTCGGTTTGAAATGATCTACAGAAATCAATGGCCTTTAATAGACAAATCTTTTGCAGGGTATGTAACCTATGGTTTAAGTTACGATCAGTTTTTTAAAAAACTCAACAGTGGATTTGGAATTCAATTAATGGCCGATGATGCGGGAGGAGGATTGCTTAAAACAATCAAAGTGGCTGGTCTTTATGGATATCAGGCTCAAATTAGTGAATCCAATTATTTAAGGGGTGGGATCGAATTGGCCTTTGTGCAAACGAATTATGACTGGGATCGATTGGTTTTTGGAGATCAGATTGATCCGGTTTTAGGACCCATATCGCCAGGAGGAACCCCATATCCGACCGATGAGTTCAGACCGGACAAAACCAATGTTTCCTATTTGGATATTGGTACAGGACTGCTTTATTACAATCCATATTTTAATTTGGGAGTTTCAGCAAAACACATCAATACCCCCCAAAATGATATTCTAAAAGTAAATGCTTCCAGTTATAATGGAATTCCGGTTCGATGGATGTTTCATGGGGGGATACAACTTGATTTGGCACGATCCAACCGGGTTGTTTCGATCCTATCCCCAGCATTCCTTATCGTCAAACAATCTGAATTCTTTCAAATGAATCTGGGAGCCCAATATCAATTTAGCACGGTATTTGCCGGATTATGGTATCGGCAGGCTCGAAATAATACGGATGCGTTGATTGCAGTCCTTGGATTTAAGAAAGGCGCCTGGAAAATGGGGTACAGCTTTGATTTTACGCTTTCCCAGCTTGGAATTGCCCAGGGAGGAAGCCATGAATTAAGTTTGGGACTGTTTTTGGGAGAGATCCGTAAGGAAAAGGCAAATATCAATGATTGCTTCGAAGCATTCCGGTAG
- the porU gene encoding type IX secretion system sortase PorU, producing MKLKIILFFVFGTFFLSAQQSFQFSEKINWNPQLVRNSSGQSIQSLRFDQSFNSADLPGIAIYKKEFEVSGNGELKVRLTPKATEAIQSTGLEAAIKLLKSEFDIYAHVFKARDKYVASIELIPYRNSQQLEILKAFDLMVEFIPTGFPTNPLPNYANESVLSNGSWFKISIKQRGIYKIDKSFLEKNLKLDFNTLDPRNIRIYGNGGSPLPESTDAVFEDDLKENAIYIKGEDDGRFDENDFILFYANGPDLFQYEPTLSDYSYTKNPYSDVSYFFIKIDQNRGKRIPQQDGPANQSYQTNSSFDFKHIENDLVNLLDLDAGSEGSGKNWYGEELSNTREFDFGNSFIFDHIDLNKTGLFSFAFAGRAPVNHGVSAIVENQKVDVSIPYVIYSSINRFANIARKTASFQPISDLVKAKINFPQSGGTVSEGWIDFMQISVWKKLIWSNKLMYIMDPASFAFDASQFTIDNVLSAKRIWDITNPLDVIQINGTQSNNQLRFTSNTMNSYKQFVVLDESLTFDIPQFIGSVGNQNLHGLKDPEMIILYHKDYKTEAERLQTHRSKHSNVIVQTVDISQVYNEFSSGSQDPTAVRNFMRMLYLRNPKFKYLALFGDGSYDFRHINKRDADQNFVPTYETDESLDPITSFPTDDYYGLLDPGEGINLIGKLDLNIGRLVARTAEEAKNLVDKIIRYDTDPKTMEDWRLHVVFSSDDEDSNVHFNQSERISESVHSNYPIYNEEKIHLDAYEQVTTPGGERYPEVNKAFANAFFQGALVVNYMGHGGYSGLAQERILQNTDIKTLENYYKLPLVIVASCTFNGFDDPTKTNAGEEGLHNQQGGFLALFSTVRAVYSDDNFDLTSSVYNYIFQFENGLPLPLGEIMRRAKNDNSAGFIRTNSRKFLLFGDPAQRLAIPLLKNEVDSINSKPLSAVADTFHALETMNVIGRVTDQNGVLQSDFNGKLYVTVYDKEISLRTKANDPTSYTATYKLQKILFTKDW from the coding sequence ATGAAGCTCAAAATTATTTTGTTTTTTGTTTTCGGAACTTTTTTTCTTTCGGCCCAGCAATCGTTTCAATTCTCTGAAAAAATTAACTGGAATCCTCAGTTAGTACGTAATTCCTCAGGTCAAAGTATCCAAAGTCTTCGATTTGATCAATCTTTTAATTCGGCAGACCTACCAGGGATCGCAATTTATAAAAAAGAATTTGAAGTTTCTGGAAACGGTGAATTAAAGGTTCGATTAACTCCTAAAGCCACCGAAGCGATTCAATCTACAGGATTAGAGGCTGCAATTAAACTCCTTAAATCTGAATTTGATATTTATGCACACGTATTCAAAGCCCGCGATAAATATGTTGCAAGCATCGAACTGATTCCATATCGAAATTCACAGCAACTTGAAATTTTGAAGGCATTTGATTTAATGGTCGAATTTATTCCAACAGGGTTCCCTACTAATCCCTTACCGAATTATGCTAATGAATCAGTTCTTTCCAATGGAAGCTGGTTTAAAATATCCATAAAACAACGTGGCATTTATAAAATAGACAAGAGTTTTTTGGAAAAAAACCTCAAACTGGACTTTAACACCTTAGACCCCAGAAACATTCGAATTTATGGAAATGGTGGCAGTCCACTTCCAGAATCAACCGATGCGGTATTCGAAGATGACTTAAAAGAAAATGCAATTTATATCAAAGGGGAAGATGACGGTCGTTTTGATGAAAATGATTTTATATTGTTTTACGCAAATGGACCAGATCTTTTTCAATATGAACCAACATTGTCTGATTACAGTTATACAAAAAATCCATATTCGGATGTATCTTATTTCTTTATTAAAATTGATCAGAATCGAGGCAAACGTATCCCACAACAAGATGGACCGGCAAATCAAAGCTATCAAACGAATTCAAGTTTTGACTTTAAGCATATAGAAAATGATTTGGTAAACTTATTAGATTTAGATGCCGGCAGCGAAGGTTCCGGTAAAAATTGGTACGGAGAAGAACTCAGCAATACCCGGGAATTTGATTTTGGAAATAGCTTTATTTTTGATCATATTGATCTCAACAAAACCGGATTATTTTCATTTGCATTTGCAGGACGGGCTCCTGTAAATCATGGTGTATCGGCTATTGTCGAAAATCAAAAAGTTGATGTATCCATTCCATATGTAATCTACAGCAGCATCAATCGATTTGCAAATATTGCCCGCAAAACTGCATCGTTTCAACCAATCAGTGATTTAGTAAAAGCTAAAATTAACTTTCCACAATCAGGTGGAACGGTTTCTGAAGGCTGGATCGATTTTATGCAGATTTCAGTATGGAAAAAATTGATTTGGTCTAATAAACTGATGTACATCATGGATCCTGCTTCTTTTGCTTTTGATGCAAGTCAATTTACAATTGATAATGTGCTTTCTGCAAAGAGAATTTGGGATATTACCAATCCCCTGGATGTGATTCAAATAAACGGGACACAGTCCAATAATCAACTTCGTTTTACATCAAATACCATGAATAGCTACAAACAATTTGTTGTATTGGATGAATCTTTGACGTTTGATATCCCACAATTTATTGGAAGCGTTGGTAATCAAAATCTTCATGGTTTAAAGGATCCTGAAATGATTATCCTCTACCATAAAGATTATAAAACGGAGGCAGAACGGCTACAAACCCATCGAAGCAAACATTCCAATGTGATTGTTCAGACCGTTGATATTAGTCAGGTGTACAATGAATTTTCAAGTGGCTCACAAGATCCGACAGCTGTCCGAAATTTTATGCGCATGCTGTATTTAAGAAATCCAAAATTTAAATACCTCGCATTGTTTGGTGATGGTTCGTATGATTTTCGTCATATAAATAAACGAGATGCTGATCAGAATTTTGTTCCAACTTATGAGACGGACGAAAGCCTGGATCCTATCACTTCATTTCCAACAGATGACTATTATGGTTTATTGGACCCCGGAGAAGGGATCAATTTAATAGGTAAATTGGATTTAAACATTGGCCGGTTGGTTGCACGTACTGCCGAAGAAGCAAAAAATCTCGTTGATAAAATCATTCGCTACGATACCGATCCAAAAACTATGGAAGATTGGAGGCTTCATGTTGTTTTCTCAAGTGATGATGAAGATTCCAATGTGCATTTTAATCAGTCCGAGCGCATTTCTGAATCAGTACATTCCAACTATCCAATTTACAATGAAGAAAAAATTCACCTGGATGCTTATGAGCAAGTAACGACCCCGGGAGGTGAACGCTATCCGGAAGTTAATAAAGCGTTTGCAAATGCCTTTTTTCAAGGAGCGCTGGTAGTTAATTATATGGGCCATGGCGGTTACAGCGGACTGGCCCAAGAACGCATTTTGCAAAATACGGATATCAAAACACTGGAAAATTATTACAAACTTCCACTGGTAATAGTAGCTTCTTGCACATTCAATGGATTTGATGATCCAACAAAAACAAATGCCGGTGAAGAGGGCCTTCACAATCAACAAGGAGGATTTCTCGCTTTGTTTTCAACAGTACGTGCGGTTTACAGCGATGATAATTTTGATTTGACCAGTTCCGTTTATAATTACATCTTTCAATTTGAAAATGGCTTGCCCTTGCCTTTAGGTGAAATTATGCGTCGTGCAAAAAATGATAATTCTGCTGGATTTATTCGTACCAATTCCCGTAAATTTTTACTGTTTGGAGATCCGGCCCAACGATTGGCAATACCCCTTTTAAAAAACGAAGTAGATTCAATTAATAGTAAGCCATTATCTGCAGTTGCCGATACCTTTCATGCATTGGAAACTATGAATGTAATTGGCCGTGTTACAGATCAAAACGGCGTTTTGCAATCTGATTTTAATGGCAAACTTTATGTAACCGTTTACGATAAAGAAATAAGTTTACGTACAAAGGCAAATGATCCGACTTCCTATACCGCAACTTATAAGTTGCAAAAAATATTATTTACAAAGGATTGGTAA
- a CDS encoding T9SS type A sorting domain-containing protein, protein MNAGKWNFSFIIPKDINYEFGKGKISLYATDEKTKDAAGYEDRLIIGGVSNDSIKDDRPPVVKVFMNNADFVNGGICSRNPILYSQISDDFGINISGNSIGHDLTAVIDQNSQAPIILNQVYKSKLNNPREGELNYPLKNLSPGKHTVTITAWDISNNPGSGHLEFNVIDESDITVDRVYNYPNPFSNQTEFQFETNILASEMEIIIQIQSISGRVVKTLTKNILNNGYRIDGIKWDGNDDFGSDLANGVYLYRLSMNAKTGNEIIHKRSSYQKLVLLK, encoded by the coding sequence GTGAATGCAGGCAAATGGAATTTTTCTTTTATTATTCCAAAAGATATCAATTACGAATTTGGCAAAGGAAAAATAAGCTTGTATGCTACTGATGAAAAAACAAAAGATGCAGCAGGTTATGAGGATCGTTTAATTATTGGCGGCGTTTCCAATGACAGCATTAAAGACGATCGGCCTCCGGTCGTAAAGGTGTTTATGAACAATGCTGATTTTGTAAACGGAGGAATTTGCAGTCGAAATCCGATACTGTATTCACAAATAAGCGATGATTTTGGAATTAATATCAGTGGCAACAGCATTGGTCATGATTTGACCGCAGTCATTGATCAAAATTCACAAGCTCCAATCATTTTGAATCAAGTTTATAAATCCAAGCTAAACAATCCCCGGGAAGGTGAATTAAATTATCCACTAAAGAATTTAAGTCCCGGCAAACATACGGTTACCATCACAGCCTGGGATATTTCAAATAATCCCGGTTCGGGTCATCTCGAGTTTAATGTAATCGATGAATCGGATATTACTGTGGATCGAGTGTATAATTACCCCAATCCATTTTCCAATCAAACGGAGTTTCAGTTTGAAACCAACATCCTTGCAAGTGAAATGGAAATCATTATTCAGATTCAATCAATTTCTGGTCGCGTAGTCAAAACCCTAACTAAGAATATCCTAAACAACGGATATCGCATAGATGGGATTAAATGGGATGGAAATGATGATTTTGGCAGTGATTTGGCAAATGGTGTTTATTTGTATCGGTTGAGCATGAATGCAAAAACCGGAAATGAAATCATTCACAAACGGTCTTCATATCAAAAATTAGTCCTTCTTAAATAA
- the porV gene encoding type IX secretion system outer membrane channel protein PorV has protein sequence MNLSAQTWNPAKGCIVDASGECLQNTILTALPFLRINPDTRSGGLGDAGVALSTDPNAMHHNAARLAWSENNMGISATYSPWLRNLGIDDIYLLYLSGYYKIDKFQTAGLAVRYFSLGKIDFRDENGNDIGTGQPNEFEIAAAYSRKLSDVFSASLSAKFAYSNLATGKTVGAYDITSAKTFGADLGFLYRNKLGASGRRNYLNVGLAITNIGSKVTYIKGLVKDFIPTNLALGAAYEMNFDDYNSLTTTFEINKLLIPSPRKPGDPLYDVDNNKIADYREKSLFEGIFGSLNDAPGGGKEELQELMYSLGLEYWYDKQFAVRMGYFHENALKGNRKYMTLGCGVKYNVFGLNLSYLVPTTNNRSPLANTIRFSISYDFDGGSIGKQSGE, from the coding sequence ATGAATCTTTCAGCTCAAACCTGGAATCCTGCGAAAGGTTGTATCGTCGATGCCAGTGGCGAATGCCTTCAAAATACCATTTTAACAGCGCTGCCCTTTTTAAGGATCAACCCGGATACCCGTTCGGGCGGTCTGGGAGATGCGGGCGTTGCTTTATCAACGGACCCCAATGCGATGCACCACAATGCAGCTCGATTGGCGTGGTCAGAAAACAATATGGGCATTTCAGCTACCTATTCTCCCTGGTTAAGAAACCTTGGAATTGATGATATTTATCTATTGTACTTATCAGGATATTATAAAATCGATAAATTTCAGACGGCTGGATTAGCAGTTCGCTATTTTAGTTTAGGTAAAATTGATTTTAGAGATGAAAATGGGAATGATATCGGTACCGGCCAACCCAATGAATTTGAAATAGCGGCAGCTTATAGCAGAAAACTTTCTGATGTATTTTCTGCCAGCCTTTCTGCAAAATTTGCTTATTCAAATCTTGCAACTGGTAAAACAGTAGGTGCTTATGATATTACTTCTGCAAAAACCTTTGGGGCAGATCTTGGATTTTTATATCGCAATAAATTAGGGGCAAGTGGACGTAGAAATTATTTGAATGTCGGTCTTGCCATAACAAATATTGGTTCTAAAGTAACTTATATCAAAGGGTTGGTGAAAGACTTCATTCCAACCAATCTGGCTTTAGGTGCTGCTTATGAAATGAATTTTGATGATTACAATTCCTTGACAACTACCTTTGAAATCAACAAATTATTAATTCCATCTCCTAGAAAACCAGGGGATCCACTCTACGATGTCGACAATAATAAAATAGCAGATTATCGTGAAAAAAGTTTATTTGAGGGCATCTTTGGTTCATTAAATGATGCACCTGGAGGAGGAAAAGAAGAATTACAGGAATTGATGTATTCTTTAGGTTTGGAATATTGGTATGACAAACAATTTGCTGTTCGCATGGGCTATTTCCATGAAAATGCTCTAAAAGGAAACCGGAAATACATGACCTTAGGTTGCGGTGTAAAGTACAATGTATTTGGACTAAACCTCTCCTATCTGGTCCCTACCACCAATAATAGAAGTCCTCTTGCAAATACCATCCGATTCTCCATCAGTTATGATTTTGACGGAGGTTCAATTGGAAAACAAAGTGGAGAATAA
- a CDS encoding HAMP domain-containing histidine kinase gives MIFHFQNQKKRYVKDQMIGQYVECLKIRKDCVPELIQNCTTNQYELYFFEDNFLKYSSSVYKPSIDHVQKVLKKDSIRHVIQGDKDVLYTRSKPNQYLVISNPLESTLKGISLFSYLFTVLILISYLISLIHQRLPFLPEGLQITFQDKPSLKNRIQFYVILGIVISFLIIAITTVFFTRQSEDQIFRENLESKTNNLCNFLETTIRNSNTLDDAKLILSEQIRQSSQMVDFNVNLFNTKGVEEKVYANNQSEQDPIFKLIDPNVFFSYPSFSEDITITESPDDDLNAYRNLFYNNKRIAILQVEAKASQESKSGNRLANLINTLLNIYVFLFLIAASLATLLANSITAPLVNLGNKIRQIRLGKTNEKLEWSGQDEIGELISNYNQMVSQLDESAQLLAKSERDSAWREMAKQVAHEIKNPLTPMKLSIQYLQQHIRSGAEDVKEMAQKVSLTLIEQIDNLTKIATEFSNFAKMPTAENEKIIINEIVSSVHDLFRKREYLDILLSVPIDELFVFADKNQIIRVLNNLINNAIQAIPETKRGHIDIQLDANSKNAIIMVRDNGTGIPEDMQAKVFLPNFTSKSSGTGLGLAMCQQIIESANGRIYFKTIPGVGTSFYIELPLMRSVPNTPEDSNELD, from the coding sequence ATGATTTTTCACTTCCAAAATCAAAAAAAACGCTACGTAAAAGATCAAATGATCGGACAATATGTTGAATGTCTTAAGATCCGGAAGGATTGTGTTCCGGAATTGATTCAAAATTGTACGACAAACCAATATGAACTTTATTTTTTTGAAGATAATTTTTTAAAATATTCCAGCAGTGTATATAAACCATCCATAGATCATGTCCAAAAGGTATTAAAAAAAGACAGCATTCGTCATGTGATACAAGGAGATAAAGACGTATTGTACACCAGATCCAAACCAAATCAATATCTGGTTATCAGCAACCCATTGGAATCTACCCTTAAAGGAATCTCTTTGTTTTCTTATTTGTTTACAGTCCTAATTTTAATATCCTACCTGATCAGTTTAATCCACCAACGCTTGCCTTTTTTACCGGAAGGATTACAAATTACATTTCAGGATAAACCTTCATTAAAAAACAGAATCCAGTTTTATGTAATATTAGGAATCGTCATCAGCTTTTTAATCATTGCAATTACAACCGTATTTTTTACACGTCAATCTGAAGATCAGATTTTTCGTGAAAATCTAGAAAGCAAAACCAATAATCTTTGCAATTTTCTGGAAACCACAATTCGGAATTCGAATACGCTGGATGATGCCAAATTGATCTTATCAGAACAAATCCGGCAATCCAGTCAAATGGTTGATTTTAATGTCAATCTTTTTAATACAAAAGGCGTTGAAGAAAAGGTATATGCCAACAATCAATCAGAACAAGATCCAATTTTTAAATTAATTGATCCCAATGTCTTCTTTAGTTATCCCAGTTTTTCTGAAGACATCACCATCACTGAAAGTCCGGACGATGATCTCAATGCTTACCGCAATTTATTTTACAACAATAAACGAATTGCAATTCTTCAAGTGGAAGCCAAAGCATCTCAGGAAAGTAAATCTGGAAACCGGCTCGCTAATTTGATAAATACATTACTAAACATCTATGTATTTCTCTTTTTAATTGCAGCCAGTTTGGCTACCCTTTTAGCAAATTCAATCACAGCACCTCTGGTAAATTTAGGAAATAAAATCAGACAGATTCGGTTGGGTAAAACAAACGAAAAATTAGAATGGAGCGGACAAGATGAAATCGGCGAACTCATCAGCAATTACAATCAAATGGTAAGTCAATTGGATGAAAGCGCTCAGCTACTTGCAAAATCTGAAAGGGATAGTGCATGGAGGGAGATGGCCAAACAAGTTGCACATGAAATTAAAAATCCATTGACACCGATGAAACTGAGCATCCAATATTTGCAGCAACACATCCGCTCAGGTGCAGAAGATGTTAAAGAAATGGCTCAAAAAGTAAGCTTGACCTTAATCGAACAAATTGACAATTTGACTAAGATTGCTACTGAGTTTAGCAATTTTGCTAAAATGCCAACCGCTGAAAATGAAAAAATCATCATAAATGAAATTGTTTCATCAGTTCATGACTTATTTCGCAAAAGAGAGTATCTTGACATCCTTTTATCCGTCCCAATTGATGAATTATTTGTCTTCGCTGATAAAAATCAAATTATCCGGGTTTTAAACAATCTGATCAACAATGCAATCCAGGCAATACCGGAAACAAAACGAGGTCACATCGATATTCAATTAGATGCCAATTCAAAGAATGCAATTATCATGGTTCGTGATAATGGGACGGGCATACCTGAAGACATGCAAGCCAAAGTGTTTCTACCCAATTTTACATCCAAGAGTTCCGGAACTGGTTTAGGATTGGCAATGTGTCAACAAATCATTGAGTCTGCAAATGGCCGCATTTATTTTAAAACGATACCGGGCGTGGGAACGAGTTTTTATATTGAGTTGCCTTTGATGCGTTCTGTGCCGAATACACCTGAAGATTCTAATGAGCTAGATTAA
- a CDS encoding sterol desaturase family protein: MLINISLIVVSFLAMEFVAWFTHKFIMHGVLWSWHEDHHKPHQMKTGFWEKNDRFFLVFAIPSMICYMAGSYFPEFRFLLFIGIGISIYGLCYFLVHDVYIHRRFSWFKQLDSPYSKAVLKAHGAHHAKQTKEDCESFGMLLVNPRYFSKKKKATAN; this comes from the coding sequence ATGCTCATAAATATCAGCTTAATCGTAGTTTCTTTTTTAGCAATGGAATTTGTTGCCTGGTTTACGCATAAGTTTATCATGCACGGCGTCCTTTGGTCCTGGCATGAAGACCATCACAAACCGCATCAAATGAAAACCGGTTTTTGGGAAAAGAATGACCGCTTCTTTTTGGTTTTTGCCATACCTTCTATGATTTGTTATATGGCCGGATCCTACTTTCCTGAGTTTCGATTTTTGTTATTTATAGGAATTGGAATTTCTATTTACGGTCTCTGTTATTTCTTGGTTCATGATGTGTATATCCATCGGAGATTTAGTTGGTTTAAACAATTGGACAGTCCGTATTCTAAGGCTGTATTAAAAGCCCATGGTGCACACCATGCCAAGCAAACTAAAGAAGATTGTGAATCCTTCGGAATGTTGCTGGTCAATCCCCGTTACTTCTCTAAAAAGAAAAAAGCTACTGCCAACTAA
- the sucD gene encoding succinate--CoA ligase subunit alpha, whose translation MAVLVGSHSRVLVQGFTGKEGSFHAEQMIAYGTNVIGGVTPGKGGQTHLDRPVFNTVLDAVNKVDANTSIIFVPPAFAADAIMEAAEAGIGVIVCITEGVPVQDMVKVKEYLKNYPCRLIGPNCPGIVTPGEAKVGIMPGFIHQKGHIGIISRSGTLTYEAVDQVTKAGMGQSTCIGIGGDPIPGTTTLEAVQLLMADYQTEGIIMIGEIGGNMETEAAEWIKEYGTKPVVGFIAGQTAPKGRKMGHAGAIIGGTADTAEAKMEVMAACGIHVVQSPANIGITMKQVLSK comes from the coding sequence ATGGCGGTATTGGTTGGATCCCATTCAAGGGTCTTAGTTCAGGGTTTTACAGGAAAGGAAGGTAGTTTTCACGCAGAACAAATGATAGCGTACGGTACCAATGTAATTGGCGGGGTAACTCCTGGTAAAGGTGGGCAAACCCACTTAGACCGTCCTGTTTTTAATACGGTGTTGGATGCAGTCAACAAGGTGGATGCAAACACTTCAATAATCTTTGTTCCTCCAGCTTTTGCTGCGGATGCGATTATGGAGGCAGCAGAAGCAGGAATCGGAGTAATTGTTTGCATTACAGAAGGAGTGCCCGTTCAGGACATGGTAAAAGTTAAAGAATATCTCAAAAATTATCCATGCCGGCTTATTGGCCCAAATTGTCCTGGAATCGTTACACCAGGTGAGGCAAAAGTTGGCATTATGCCAGGGTTCATTCATCAAAAAGGACATATTGGAATCATTTCCCGTTCTGGGACTTTGACTTATGAAGCCGTAGATCAAGTTACAAAAGCTGGAATGGGACAATCTACTTGTATCGGAATTGGGGGAGATCCTATTCCTGGAACCACGACCCTGGAGGCTGTCCAATTATTGATGGCAGATTATCAAACCGAAGGCATCATTATGATTGGTGAGATCGGTGGAAACATGGAAACCGAAGCTGCCGAATGGATTAAAGAATATGGTACGAAACCAGTCGTTGGATTTATTGCCGGACAAACTGCACCCAAAGGGCGTAAAATGGGCCATGCTGGGGCCATCATAGGAGGCACGGCTGATACAGCAGAAGCAAAAATGGAAGTGATGGCTGCTTGTGGAATTCACGTAGTCCAATCTCCAGCCAATATTGGCATTACCATGAAACAGGTTTTATCAAAATAA